Genomic DNA from Hordeum vulgare subsp. vulgare chromosome 2H, MorexV3_pseudomolecules_assembly, whole genome shotgun sequence:
tgcctttgatgccaaagcgctgcatacccttcataggcgacaccttgagatagacgaagtcatcaagctcataagacatgtcacgatgctttctatcataatagctcttctgacgggactgagctgctctgaggttgtcgcgaatgacccgacacatctcctcagcttcttctatcaaatcattcccaaggatctgacactcgccggtctcggaccagttgagcggggtacgacacttcctgccatagagaatttcaaacggagccttgccagaactagcttgataactgttgttatatgagaactccgcaaaaggcagacaatcctctcactcataccaaaagagataacacaggctctcagcatatcctcaagaacttggttgactcgctccacttgaccactagtctgaggatgaaaagttgtgctgaagcggatctttgtgcccatcgcagactgaaaagagtcctagaacttggaagtgaagatacttccgcgatccgaagagatcatcataggcacgccgtgcaaagacacaatcctggaagtgcacaactctgcaagctgagctacggaaatggattccttgactggaagaaaatgagccactttactcaacttgtcgatgacgacgaagatggcatcattacccttcttggacttcggaaacccggtgacgaaatccatctcaatatgatcgaacttccactcgggaatgggaaaaggatgcaaaatacctgctggacgttgatgctctgctttcacccttcgacatacatcacattcatttacgaactgagcaatctcacgcttcattcgagtccaccagaaggtctgtttcaggtcctaatacatcttggagcttctagtatgaatagagagcagagagttatgagcttcttccatgattacctttctgagatcacctttcggaacgacaagacgatcctcaaagaacaacgtgtctctggcatcaacactgaagcacttatacttgggaagactctttgccacgccaatcttgactttcttcaccattgcatcaagaagctgtgctgctcggacctgatcttccaaggtaggagagatctgaaggtttgcaagaaatccctgaggtactaactgaaggttgagcttcctgaaagactcacaaaggctaGGCTGGAGAGGTTTCAGAATAAGACTGTTGCAATACGCCTTCCtactcaaggcatctgccacgacattagctttgcctggcgtgtactcaacactcggattaaaatcttggagcatttccacccaacgagtttgccgaagattcaggttaggctgagtgaagatgtacttgagactcttgtgatcggtcaacacttcaacctttcgtaccaacaagaggtgtctccaagtcatcagagcgtgtaccacaactgctagctcaagatcatgcacatgataattcttctccattggcttcaactgcctggaggtataagcaaccactttcttctcttgcatcagaactgcaccaagaccctgaagagaagcatcgcagtacacctggtaaggcttggaatcatccggaggaaccaagactggagtggaggtgagcttctctttgagtgtgtcgaaggccaactggcactctagagaccaagcatacttcacacctttctaaagaagacttgagagcggcttagcaatcttggagaagttctcaacgaaccttctgcaaaagcttgcaagaccgagaaagcttcaaagctgcttcacattctgcggaggctcccattcaacaatggcatgcaccttcgacggatcaactttgatgccctcggcagagataatgtgcccaagatagacaacttctttcagccagaactcacacttggaaaacttggcatacaacttgtactctctcagcttatcaagcaccaatctgagatgttcttcatgttcttcctcagtttcataaaaaaccagaatgtcgtcgagatagagaaagacaaagtcattcttgaacggagagaatatgtagttcatcaaatgACAGAATGAcgaaggagcatttgccagaccaaaagacatgaccgtatactcatacgagccaaaactagtcctgaaagcagtcttgggaatatcttcttcgcgaatgcgaatttgatgatagcccattctgagatcgagcttggagaagaccttagcacctttcaactattcaaacaactcagttatgttcggaagtggatatttgttcctgattgtcttcttgttcaatggacggtaatcgacacacagtcggtccgtgccatccttctttttgacaaacagaactccacagcctaaATCCCTCAACTCATAGTCTGCTAGGGCCGCTCTAAATCTTTCCATTTGGCATTGTGCTCTAGTTGCCCCTGTCTTCTCATGGTTATACATTATCGCATTAAAATCACCACCACACACCCATGAgaagttaagttgctggttgaggACGCGGAGCAATTTCCAAGTTATCTTCCTTTTATCACTTGGAGGCTCTCCATAAATGCCAATAAATCACCATTTGAATACATCCTTTTCCATTACTTGTACATCAATGTGATACCTGGAGTAGCTGTGCAGCTCAATTTGTACTTCTTTCTTTCATAATAAAGCCACTCCACCACTCTTTCCTTCATAGTCTTTCACCATTATGTTTCCCCATACCTAGCATCCACTTAAACCTTTCCATCATCTTTTATCAAGTTTGGTCTCAGATAAGAAGAGGATGTCGGGATCCACCTACTTCTGGAGATCCAGAAGTCCTCTCACCGTCGGCCATTCCCCAATCCTCGTTAGTTCCATGCTAAATTTCTCATTTTGGCTCGCCAGACTGTCCCTGCAGTTCGGCGTTCACAATTTTTGAGTTGgtgttttcttcttcctcttcattccCCTCAACCTTCATCTTTGACTTCTTTGCTATTTCTATGTCGTCAAGTCCATCATGTTAGCCTTCCTCTTCTTTGGTTCCGTTATGTTGCTGATTTTCTTCCTTCCTCTCCATTCGCCTAAAGGTATCcctttttgcattttttttctcACTTCTGAAACTTGCTTTCTTCTTTGTTCTATACCTCTCCCCCCTTATGTGCCATCATGAATTTTATTGGCCCTTGTGATTCATGATTTACTTTTGTGGTGTTGTTagtcttccttttatttttttccattttatttCAGGTTTTTGTTTCTTTTCCGAAATATTTTTCATCGGGATTACCGAAGTAGCATCACCTGACTTGGTTAAATCCTCACTTACTTGGCTGCCTGATATGTTTctcgtactccctccgtcccaaaataagtgactcaaaaatgactcaactttgtactaaagttagtgtaaaattgagtcatttttaagtcatttattttgagacggGAGGGAGTAATTTGTTGCTCTTCGATATTTTGTCAAAAAGAAGGCAACCAAGATGGATCAcactaaaaaagaaaaagaaaactgaaaatgaCAGTGAGGTCCTAACCTCCCATAGACCATGGTTACCCGTTTCTTACCAACCCCAGTCCCGGGCCTGTTAAGACGCAGCGGCGCAAAACGGCAGCAGCCAAAAGCAAGGCCGAAACCGCGTCGGCTCACGGAGTCCACCAGCagtctcctcccctcctcctcctaccccCGCCTCCAAGGCCCCTCCGCCCGCCCGCCGACCTGGTCCGCTGGTCTGGGGTGCTCCTGTCCGGCACGAATCCAGCGGCGTTTGTTGCGGGAATGCGGGGAGTTCATTGGTGAGCCGCTATGGGTTGCTTCCCGTGCTTCGATTCGAGCTCCGACGGGGAGCTGCTCTACCCCaagcagggcggcggcggcggcggcggcggcggaaatgGCACAGGCGGACGGACTGCGGCTGCGGCATCGTCCTCCGGCGTCGGCGCCCGCGAGGAGAGACCCATGGTCCCACCGCGCGTCGAGAAGCTCCCCGCAGGTGCGTGCGCCTCTCCGATCGGCCTTCTGGTCGATTGATGGGAGTAGGATCGGATCCGTTGATGGTTTGATGCTCTCTGTTAGTCTCTTCTCCCTTTTCCTCCCACCGGCACCGCGGGCCGGAGTGGAGGGGAAGAGACGCTCGGTCTCAGCTTCTGACTTGTAGATTCGTGTAAGATAGTAATCGTTTCCTTAGAGCAACCCGGCCTTGCGCAGAATAATAGGTCAGATCTGGATCTTGTGGCGATCTTTTCGTCGACTTTGCGTGACCGTGGTGGCTGGGCAGTGGAAGAAGTGCCTCATGATGCTTTGATGCTCTCTGTTGGACTTTTCTCGCTGGACTATAGAATCTAGATGGCTGGTGACGATGGGCAAGGTGATCCTGGTGAATGGATTGAGGGAATAGACGTGAATAAAGTGTGGTTAGTAATTCCCTAAGATATTTCTGATAGAGTGTACAAATATGTGACCTACCAGGCTGGTTTTCGCGATTTGTCGTATGATTAGGAGTAGAATGCTTTTTTGGGTTGTTGTCTTCCTTCATCATGATTGTGTCTTCATCTGCATGACGATGTGAATATGTGCAGGGGCTGAGAAGGCAAGGGCAAAAGGCAATGCCGGAATGAAGGAGCTTTCAGATCTCAGGGATGCCAATGGTAATGTCCTCTCTGCGCAGACGTTCACCTTCCGTCAGCTTACCGCTGCCACGAGGAACTTCAGGGAGGAATGCTTCATTGGGGAGGGAGGGTTTGGACGTGTTTACAAGGGCCGTCTTGATGGAGGCCAGGTAACTTGTTTTGTTGGCAAAGCTAGGTTTTAGTTTTTGTTTCCGTCTTTCTTGTTTCTTGATGTTTAGAGTAGTACCGAGGTCACTTGGTTGTATCAAAGGCGCCATTGATTCCTCTAGGACATCCAAGAAAAGCAGTGTTTGCACATCATGAGTGGATTCCCAAATGCAAGAAAAGTCCATGTTCACTTATAGGCATAGCAGATTCAGTTTCTGCTGGCCTTGGCTGCTTGATTGTCCATAGGCCCTTCGTTAATTGAGCAAGATGAATCACATGAAACAATTAATGCTTGCCATCTGAATGAAGTATTTTATGTCCTAAAGCATGAGACGGGGCCTGGCACATGCAAAGCTGAAATGTTTGAAGCACCTGTTGCAGGTTGTTGCTATAAAGCAGCTCAATAGGGATGGAAATCAAGGAAACAAAGAATTTCTGGTGGAGGTCCTCATGCTCAGTTTGCTGCATCATCAAAACCTTGTTAATTTGGTTGGTTATTGCGCTGATGGAGAACAACGCCTTCTGGTGTATGAGTATATGCCCCTTGGATCATTGGAAGACCATCTCCATGGTAAGACTGTCTGTTATTTTTTACATTGGTGTTGTGCAGACTGCAGATCAATGCCTTTTGAACCCCCGTTCATATTTCTGTGCGGGTACTGTGTACATATGTGATACTGGTTGTTTTTCACATGTTTGCTTCAGTACAGGTTGTCAATCTGCTATTCTGTCTGCCCCCATCTGTCCATGATTGTTTTATTGTTGCTCCATGTGCATGATTCTTTTCATGATTGTGAGAAATTTTGCTCTGCCAACTTGCCAAGTCCCTTTGTCCATGCAGCGGTACATAACATGCACAGTATCTAGTAGGTTTCTCCGGATGACCTTGCTGGCCCCATCTTTATCAATTAATTGGGTGAACGCCCTGTATTTGTATGTTTGTTTGTTAGCATGGTAGTATAACTTAATCTACTACTTAATTGGTAAGTCAACCGCTTGAGACATGGCTGCTAAATATTTTATATTCTGGGCAATATTCTGAAGAGTGCAAATTAGGTAACTTGACTTTATGTGGTGATCTTTGGTCAAATATTGGATGTGTTCCATGTGTATGTAGTTTAATATCTGTGATACATTCATACGGTCATAAACCTTGTGCTCTCTGAGTGCAAGATTTAATTTCTTTTCGCAAGGCAGGAAAGAAGTTGATATTCAAATACTGAACTTCATTTAGGTTCATTTTGCTACCATGCTCACTGAAGTGAATGAAAGCAATCACCGCGACGGTAGAATTGCTAGACGTGTTGGTTAATTTGATTATTTAGAAAAAGGGTCATGTAAATTATTGTATTGAAGAATATAGTTGGGGACCAGAGAATAGACTAAGCTACTAGCTAAGTCAGGTATGCCAATAATTGGAACCTAGCATGGAAACATATAGCTGACATAACAGTAAATAACCCTGTTCCAGATGACTCAATTTTTCTGGGCCGTGCTGTGGGCAATGTTGTGCACAGAAAGTACATCACTGAACTATTTCAGTTGAGCTCAGATCTAACCATGCAACTGTGCACCAGGAAAATTTTCTTTTGAACCATGTGGATATCTTCCCAATTCGTATCTTCATGAGTGTTTTTCTTTTTGAGGTATTCATGAGTCAATATTGGGGACATGAATGCATAGTCCTTCAATAAGCTAGTGCTACAAATCAAATTCATTACTCAAGAAATTCTGTGCGAAAAAAAGGCATTTGTATAACTATTATGTTCAACCTTGTTCCAAGTAACTCTGCCTATTTCGTTTTTGGCTAATTAATTTGTGTGTAACACTTGATGCAGATCTCCCTCCTGATAAGGAACCGTTGGACTGGAACACTAGGATGAAAATCGCAGCTGGTGCTGCTAAAGGGCTGGAGTACCTCCATGACAAGGCACAACCACCAGTTATATATAGAGATTTCAAGTCATCAAATATTCTATTGGGTGACGATTTCCATCCAAAGCTGTCAGACTTTGGTCTCGCTAAATTGGGTCCTGTTGGTGACAAGTCTCATGTCTCTACACGTGTGATGGGAACATATGGCTACTGTGCTCCAGAATATGCTATGACAGGGCAACTTACAGTCAAGTCAGATGTCTATAGCTTTGGAGTGGTGTTGCTTGAGTTGATTACTGGCCGGAAGGCTATCGACAGCACCAGACCTCATGGGGAGCAAAACCTCGTGTCATGGGTATGCTATGTTGAAATTATTCATAATCATTTGGTATTTCCTACTCAGTATTTTTCTAACAAATTATCACTTGTTGATAATCAGATATCAGTTTCTCTTATGCTTCTATCATAATTAACATGGGAAGTTGGGAAATAAATGTTGGAGTATATTTAGAAGCTATTAATGACCATTTTTCAGGTAGAAATTATGATAGAAGCATGATTATGATAACAACTATTCACAATAGGTCGAGTGTTGGATATGAATTCTGAGGTCAAGTGTTGGATATATATTCTGAAGTCTGCTGTtgcttttacacagtttacatagAACATTAGTCCATTCTGAATtgcttttacacagtttacatagAACATTAATCTATTCTAAATTGCTTACTCCCTCCAatccatattacttgttgcttaaacggatgtatctagacgtatttcagtgctagatacatccgtttgaccgacaatatggatcggagggagtatagTTTTTTCAGGTAGAAACTATGTTGGGACTTActgtttactattctgtttgaagTCACTGTTCACCAGGTGTAAATGAGCCTGGGCACTGTTTTGAATTTACTGTTCACTATTTTTGCTTATGATTTCCCATCTGGACATTGTTACTGGGCAATGCTTATGATTTTCTATCTGTCATGGAATTAATTGTGTAGTGATGCCATACTTTATACATTGCCAGGCGCGCCCTCTTTTCAATGACAGGCGGAAGCTCCCAAAGATGGCTGATCCAGGGCTTCAGGGACGATATCCCATGCGTGGGCTATACCAAGCACTTGCTGTGGCGTCAATGTGTATTCAGTCAGAGGCTGCTTCGCGACCACTTATCGCTGATGTTGTGACTGCTCTTTCGTACCTGGCGTCCCAAATTTATGATCCTAATGCGATCCATGCCTCAAAAAAGGCAGGTGGCGATCAGCGAAGTAGGGTTTCTGACAGTGGAAGGGCGCTCCTGAAGAATGATGAGGCAGGCAGCTCTGGACACAAGTCGGATCGGGATGATTCCCCCAGGGAGCCTCCTCCAGGGATCCTTAATGACAGGGAGCGGATGGTGGCTGAGGCGAAGATGTGGGGTGCGAACCTGCGGGAGAAGACGCGTGCTGCTGCCAATGCACAGGGGAGCCTCGATTCTccaactgaaaccggataagcggCAGTCATCAACCTGTGGCATCGTGTTTTCTCCGAGTCGACTCTGCTTGCTTTCGATTGGCGGGGAAAGATGAATTGGGTGCTTTCTGGTGGTGTTAGATGTGTACATTTATAGgggcaaaacaaaaacaaaacaaaacaagagGAGAATTGGGTGACTTTGTACTGGATATGGTCGTACCTGTAAATTCTCGGAAAATTTTGAGACGATGGAGAACAAATCTGAATTGTGTCTGTTGTCCCTGTTCCTCCTTTTCTTTTGTAATTTGCATTGCTTCATACTTTCCCTTTGTTATATTATAAGTATTTTCATGCGGGGCTCAGAAAATGAGAAAAATCAGGATTCCACTTGTTGGGGCTTGCATTTTGATTCTTCTAGCATTTGGATCCCTGGATTGGATGGCTCAACAGGTTTCATCAGGTTTCGGTGCTTGCTAGGTGGTTAGCGCTTGGTTCATCTTTTGCTGAAGTGGAAGCCCTCGACAATATATAGATTTTCTATGGCGAGCGTTTATTTGCTCATTTGTTGTTGATGCGAGCGACCCCAGCTTTCCGCAACTTGCTAGGACGTGCtgctgtttatttatttatttgtgcgTGTATGTGTTGCTGTAAGTTCAGTTTGTTGGTGtgctgtttatttatttatttatttatttgtgtgtgtatgtgttgctGTAAGTTCAGTTTGTTGGTGTGGCTGGTCGCATCGGGGTGGATGGAGATATTTTGATATTATCTCTTGGTCATATGCTTGGTTTTTCCGTTAGTTGTGTTTTTAAACTGAAGAATTCTGACACTACCTTTAGGTTTGTTACAGTTTATGGCTCTCCATATGAAGAAGGGAAGGAGGTTTTTCTCTCTAAACCCCACCCTTTGTTCATAGAAAACCCTTTTTCCACATTGATGGAGGAGATTTTAACCTTGTTAGATATGCTAAAGAGAAAAGTAATGGAATTGGCAATCACAAATAGAGTGACAATTTCAATGCTTGGATTGAGATCTGGAGTCTTCTAGAAATTAAACTCTCTATCAGAAAGTTCACTTGGGCAAACAACCAGGCTGACCTGATCATGTCCATCATTGATAGACTTTTTTGCAATACTGAGTTAGACAAAATATTCCTTCTAGCCACCTGTAAAGCTTTATCCAGATTAGGTAGTGAACCCCTATTATTTGGGACTCTGGCTTAAGCCAAAAACCCAAGGACAACAGTTATAAGATGGAAAATTGGTGGCTCCTAAGGGAAGATTTTTCTGCCCTTGTCACCAAAATTTGGATGGAAGACATCATTAGCCTTCCATCTATTGCCATTTGGCTAGAGAAAGTTAGGAAGATTAGAAAGATCACAAAAGGGTGGAGCTCAAATGAGGAAGCTCACCTTAGGAGATATAAAGAAACACTTTTAGAAGAATATGATAAGTTAGATACCACGGCTGAATTTGTGATTCTCGTTGAAGCTGAATTTTCCACACTCAAATTTATTCAGTCTAAGGTGAATAAAATATGGCTCCACGAGGAAATCAAAGCTAAGCAGAGATCCAGAGAAAGGGGCATTAAGGAAGGAGATAGGAACACTTGAAAGCACAAATGCTCCCTTGGTGTTTTTGATAATTCATcaaaacatacattgtctcttggactaacacttctacctagtatatttcacgtatggtccacagagagcattggccaaaggatcgtgaggagaagccccttgatgcaaggaaaggaatatgattggcttaagcttcaagcaagaagactctacattttacatttgtgagaaatcactttgagtccataggaaggccaatgctattaaaagggggtgaggtattatgatgaattggttgctcaaatgcttagaggaagccaccaaaaatactcggccattttcccacaaaataactctgtccaaagccacatcaacaaaatctgtgccaccaactatttccactcggccctaccgattttccacttgacaaatcctatgccaaaccctaccatctcggtaccaccaactttcacatcggtgccaccgaaattcagtgaccaactttctgttgagaagatttcaagaatcggtatttccgagtttgaaattggtctcatcgagatttggaaactagtctaggtcatcgtattggtaccaccgagatttatatatcggtctcaccaagaattcaaaagttgccacatttagtgcaactcggtaccaccgaaattcatttcggtgtcaccgagttgggcaataatgttgtaacggttggattttgggagatgcctatatatacccctccacctcctctcattcgcacatgatgcactcagaacacacttacacttgcgagatccatttttctcagagagagccacctactcatgtgttgagatcaatatattCCAATTCAATCATTTTAAACTTGGTCTCtaccctccccaagttgcttttcacaatatcaatctctcctacccatgccaaatctgtgagagagtgattgagtgttgagagcaaggagttcatcgttctaccgcatctattacattttggagggtggtgcctcctagattggttaggtgtcgcttgggagcctcctacttcgtgttgtggagttgaaccaagaagtttgtacgggcaaggagatcgcctacttcgtgaagatctaccgtgagtgaggctagtcatgtgtggacagaAGCCGTGGTTGAATAGACAAAgccacttcttcatggaccccttgtgggtggagccctccatggactctcacagccgttactctccatgggttaaagtctccactaacatggacgtacgataacaccacctatcggaaccatgccaaaaattatcgtgtcaacttctttgcgtttgatcttcctaatccctactccttactacatgtgtaaaatctttgttgactagcatgtgtatggtgcactagacttgttagaattgctaaaacctgccaaccactaaaattaggaaaaggctaggattttaatttttgcaagtagtctattcaccccctctagacacctcttccatCGATCCGgcaattggtatcagagaaagGTCTCCgtaaccttggtttaatcaccattggaggaagatggacgtgcctagtttggggaatattagctGTAGAGTGCcaattcttgatggggagtactatAAACaacggaaagatgaaatgcttgatatatttgatgaattccatttgcgcaagtatgttgaatatccctatgagcctcccattgatcccttacatccttctcatgatgaagaatttgatatgcttgataatcttaaaactgtaaatctaatcattagaggactgccaagaaatgtgcttaatcaattgcaaaatgttgagtgtgctcatactttgtggaaaaacttagagaaaagatatcccgactattcattgaaaatcttgatatcattttccataaatgcactGCCTTTCACAAAACGAAGCCaactgatcctaattttgataaatgcctatttgagcttcgtgacctcatgcatgctaaatgagatgtcattaccattaacaatgtcattgttgaagccattcagatgcataaacatgaatattgtcatagtcaaaattctgatgaaattcttgtttcttatgacgaggatatttcgtCCAACGATGACAATGTgaagcatggctactacgatgaagatgaagagtctGATATCGAGTATgataagaccatgaggaaccttagtcttatggcaaaccttagagactacatggctggaggaaaagagtggatactcgacagtggatgcaccgatcacatgaccggagataaagacatgttccatgagattacaccgaaccgtggacctcgaaggtatgtgacttttggagataactccaagggtaaggtacttggtattggtaaggtggccacatatcatgatagttccattcaaaatctcatgcttgttgaatcccttggatacaatcttctttccgtatctagactagcaaactttcgtttcaatgtgctatttacgaaagttgtcaGCCAAATAtttcgtagcgacaatcataacatggtctttactggttttcgcaaaggtgatctatacattgtcgttttcactaaaaaaatccaaaccccgtacatgtcttattgcaaaatcttctaaaggttggttatggcacaggaggctaggacatgttggtatgcgcacccttgacaagcttatcaaaggtgatcatattcttggtgttaagatGTTATCTttaacaaagatagactttgtagtgcttgtcaagcaggaaagcaagttggtggaagtcatcccgtgaagaacatcatgactacaagaaggccactcgagctgcttcacatggatctctttggtcccaatgcttacaagagcctcggtggaaattcttatggtttagtcattattGATGATTTTTagatttacatgggtattctttcttgatgataagttgcaggtacaaaagatcttgaaGAACTTCGCTCAGAAAGCACAAAttcaatttgaagtgaagatcaagaaagtttggagcgacaacggaacagagttcaagaacactaatgtggatacttttcttgacgaagaaggtatctcacatgagttctcggctacGCACACACCTcaaaaaaatggagttgttgagaggaagaaccaaactctcatagagattgccataacgatgcttgacgaatacaagacgccgaaacacttttgggtagaagccatggaaacaacttgtcatgccataaaccgactctacttacactaGCTTCTTAGTAAGATGACATATGAGCTACtcacggtaacaaaccccaagttggatactttcgagtattcagctctaagtgctacattcttgataaacaTCGTCtcactaaatttgctcctaaatctcatgaaggtttcctacttggttacggatcaaactctcacacttactgtGTCTACAAtagcttcactcaaaaagttgaagagacagtagatgtgaagtttgatgaaactaatggtttgcaagtcgaacaattgccaaatgatgtaggagataaggaaccttcagaagccatccaagatctacctatcgacaagattcgtcccatggaggtgaaggaaagtacttcatcaactcaagtggaagctcctacctcgcgtcaaggcgaaccacaaaacgacatggaggcatccacaagcggtacacaccATGatgaaaaagaggaagaagtacatcgtgatgatccacctcaaccttcctcaccaccacctcaaggagatgacaccgtcaacaacaacaagcaagaagatgatgatgaagaatctccaccatccaacaagaagaagctatcacgagttcgagcaagagtggacaaggatcatccgctgaatcaacTCTTCaatgacatacaaaccgggagaatcactagCTCTTATctcatttagctaacttttgtgagcattattcatttatctctagcattgagcctatgaaggtagaagaaggccttcaagacccggattgggtgaatgc
This window encodes:
- the LOC123426563 gene encoding probable serine/threonine-protein kinase PBL7 produces the protein MGCFPCFDSSSDGELLYPKQGGGGGGGGGNGTGGRTAAAASSSGVGAREERPMVPPRVEKLPAGAEKARAKGNAGMKELSDLRDANGNVLSAQTFTFRQLTAATRNFREECFIGEGGFGRVYKGRLDGGQVVAIKQLNRDGNQGNKEFLVEVLMLSLLHHQNLVNLVGYCADGEQRLLVYEYMPLGSLEDHLHDLPPDKEPLDWNTRMKIAAGAAKGLEYLHDKAQPPVIYRDFKSSNILLGDDFHPKLSDFGLAKLGPVGDKSHVSTRVMGTYGYCAPEYAMTGQLTVKSDVYSFGVVLLELITGRKAIDSTRPHGEQNLVSWARPLFNDRRKLPKMADPGLQGRYPMRGLYQALAVASMCIQSEAASRPLIADVVTALSYLASQIYDPNAIHASKKAGGDQRSRVSDSGRALLKNDEAGSSGHKSDRDDSPREPPPGILNDRERMVAEAKMWGANLREKTRAAANAQGSLDSPTETG